A single genomic interval of Noviherbaspirillum cavernae harbors:
- a CDS encoding YdcF family protein: MSGTVLATNIAGALLLPPVNLVLLCAAGLCLRPRWPRAGVAISAGALIVLLVLSTCAGALLFVSPLEQRTTPLASPRDAGAQAIVALGGGRMKSAPEYGGKDGPSHVALARLRYAATLHRETGLPVLVTGGVPDASAESEAAGMARSLRDDFGVPVQWLEERSSNTAENAAFSARILKGAGVKRILLVTDAMHMPRSKAIFEAAGLEVAAAPTVFFSRERLTPLDFIPTGEGLRRTHYAMHEWVGLVWYRLRHESAVKAASAA; the protein is encoded by the coding sequence ATGAGCGGAACCGTCCTTGCCACCAATATTGCCGGCGCATTGCTGCTGCCGCCGGTCAACCTCGTGCTGCTGTGCGCCGCCGGATTGTGCTTGCGTCCGCGCTGGCCGCGTGCCGGTGTGGCGATCAGCGCGGGTGCGCTGATCGTGTTGCTGGTGCTGAGTACCTGTGCGGGGGCCTTGCTGTTCGTGTCACCGCTGGAGCAGCGGACCACGCCGCTTGCATCGCCGCGCGATGCCGGTGCGCAGGCGATCGTCGCGCTCGGCGGCGGACGCATGAAGAGCGCTCCCGAATACGGCGGCAAGGATGGCCCCAGCCATGTCGCGCTGGCGCGCCTGCGCTATGCGGCAACCCTGCATCGCGAAACGGGCCTGCCGGTACTCGTCACAGGCGGCGTGCCGGACGCCTCGGCGGAATCGGAGGCGGCCGGCATGGCGCGCTCGCTGCGTGATGATTTTGGCGTTCCGGTGCAATGGCTGGAAGAGCGTTCGAGCAACACGGCGGAAAATGCCGCGTTCTCGGCGCGCATCCTGAAGGGCGCGGGCGTCAAGCGCATCCTGCTGGTGACGGATGCGATGCATATGCCGCGTTCGAAAGCGATTTTCGAGGCGGCCGGGCTGGAGGTGGCGGCGGCACCCACCGTGTTCTTCAGCCGCGAGCGACTCACTCCCCTCGACTTCATCCCGACCGGCGAGGGGTTGCGGCGAACGCATTATGCGATGCATGAATGGGTAGGGCTGGTGTGGTATCGGCTGCGTCACGAAAGCGCAGTGAAAGCGGCGAGCGCGGCGTGA
- the sufC gene encoding Fe-S cluster assembly ATPase SufC, whose amino-acid sequence MLTIRNLHVDVDGKPILRGIDLEVDAGEVHAIMGPNGSGKSTLAQLLAGRDSFTVTSGEVIYEGRDLLAMPPEERARNGVFLAFQYPVEIPGVSNIYLLKAALNAVRKHRGEPELDAIDFLALVKEKMKLMDMDQSLLYRSVNEGFSGGEKKRNEILQMAVLEPKLAILDETDSGLDIDALKVVANGISAMRSPTRAIVLVTHYQRLLDYVVPDEVHVLAQGRIAKSGGPELAWELERYGYGWLDATMQTDSKSEASVPR is encoded by the coding sequence ATGCTCACCATCAGGAACCTGCATGTTGACGTGGACGGCAAGCCGATCCTGCGCGGCATCGATCTCGAGGTCGATGCGGGCGAAGTACACGCCATCATGGGGCCCAACGGCTCCGGCAAGAGTACCCTCGCGCAGCTGCTGGCGGGCCGCGACAGCTTCACGGTCACCAGCGGCGAAGTCATTTACGAGGGACGCGATCTGCTTGCCATGCCGCCCGAGGAGCGGGCGCGGAACGGCGTCTTTCTCGCATTCCAGTATCCCGTCGAAATTCCCGGCGTGAGCAACATCTATCTGCTCAAGGCGGCGCTCAATGCCGTGCGCAAGCATCGCGGCGAACCGGAACTCGACGCGATCGATTTTCTGGCGCTGGTGAAGGAAAAGATGAAACTGATGGATATGGATCAAAGTCTGCTCTACCGCTCGGTCAACGAAGGCTTCTCCGGCGGCGAGAAGAAGCGCAACGAAATCCTGCAGATGGCGGTGCTGGAACCGAAGCTCGCGATTCTCGATGAAACCGATTCAGGTCTCGATATCGATGCGCTGAAGGTGGTGGCAAACGGCATCAGCGCCATGCGCAGTCCGACGCGGGCGATCGTGCTGGTGACGCATTACCAGCGCCTGCTGGACTACGTCGTGCCGGACGAGGTGCATGTGCTGGCGCAGGGACGGATCGCGAAATCGGGCGGGCCGGAACTGGCGTGGGAGCTGGAAAGGTATGGGTACGGCTGGCTGGATGCAACGATGCAGACAGATAGTAAAAGCGAGGCATCGGTGCCGCGGTAG
- the sufU gene encoding Fe-S cluster assembly sulfur transfer protein SufU, with amino-acid sequence MGDLRDLYQEVIFDHYRKPRNFHALADANRSAEGFNPLCGDRLTLYLDVEDDVITDASFEGTGCAISMASASLMTEHIKGRRVQEAEKLFADFHELVTHEHGTQSSDLGKLEVLGGVREFPARVKCATLAWHTLRAALSRQTEPVSTE; translated from the coding sequence ATGGGCGATCTGCGCGACCTCTATCAGGAAGTCATCTTCGATCACTACCGCAAGCCGCGGAATTTCCATGCGCTCGCCGATGCCAATCGCAGTGCCGAAGGTTTCAATCCATTGTGCGGCGATCGTCTGACGCTGTATCTGGACGTCGAGGACGATGTGATCACGGACGCGAGTTTCGAGGGAACGGGTTGCGCAATCTCGATGGCGTCGGCGTCGCTGATGACAGAGCACATCAAGGGCCGGCGCGTGCAGGAGGCGGAGAAACTGTTCGCCGATTTCCATGAGCTGGTCACGCATGAGCATGGAACGCAATCATCCGATCTCGGCAAGCTGGAAGTCCTGGGCGGCGTGCGGGAGTTTCCCGCCCGCGTGAAGTGCGCCACGCTCGCATGGCACACGCTGCGTGCCGCACTGTCCAGACAGACGGAACCGGTCAGCACGGAATAG
- the sufB gene encoding Fe-S cluster assembly protein SufB: MTAVLDTLVNQPYRHGFFTDIEADAVPKGLNEDIIRMISAKKNEPPFMLEWRLKAYRHFLTMSEPHWATVRHAPIDYQEIVYYSAPKSRKDGPSSLEEIDPELLRTYEKLGVPLQERELLAGVAVDAVFDSVSVATTFKDKLSELGIVFCPFSDAVQEHPQLVQQYLGSVVPYTDNFFATLNSAVFSDGTFCYIPPGVRCPMELSTYFRINAKNTGQFERTLIIADKGAYVSYLEGCTAPMRDENQLHAAVVELIALEGAQIKYSTVQNWYPGDKEGKGGIYNFVTKRGDCREANAKISWTQVETGSAITWKYPSVILQGDNTVGEFYSVALTNNHQQADTGTKMIHLGKNTRSTILSKGISAGHGNNAYRGLVKVAKSASGARNYTQCDSLLLGDKCGAHTFPYIEVKNATARVEHEASTSRIGEDQLFYCQSRGIAAEDAVSMIVNGFCKDVFKELPMEFAVEAQKLLGVSLEGSVG, translated from the coding sequence ATGACAGCAGTACTGGATACCCTGGTCAATCAACCATATCGACATGGTTTCTTCACCGATATCGAAGCCGATGCGGTGCCGAAAGGCTTGAACGAAGACATCATCCGCATGATCTCGGCGAAAAAGAACGAGCCGCCGTTCATGCTCGAATGGCGGCTCAAGGCCTATCGCCATTTCCTCACCATGAGCGAACCGCACTGGGCCACGGTCAGGCATGCGCCGATCGATTATCAGGAGATCGTCTACTACTCCGCGCCGAAGTCACGCAAGGATGGACCGTCCAGCCTTGAGGAGATCGATCCCGAGTTGCTGCGTACCTACGAGAAGCTGGGCGTGCCGCTGCAGGAACGCGAATTGCTGGCCGGCGTGGCGGTGGACGCCGTGTTCGACAGCGTGTCGGTCGCGACCACCTTCAAGGACAAACTGTCTGAACTCGGCATCGTGTTCTGTCCTTTCTCCGACGCCGTGCAGGAACATCCGCAACTCGTGCAGCAATATCTCGGTTCGGTGGTGCCGTACACCGACAATTTCTTCGCGACGCTCAATTCCGCCGTGTTCAGCGACGGCACGTTCTGCTACATCCCTCCCGGCGTGCGTTGCCCGATGGAGCTGTCGACCTACTTCCGCATCAATGCGAAAAACACAGGGCAGTTCGAGCGCACACTGATCATCGCCGACAAGGGCGCCTATGTGAGCTATCTGGAAGGCTGCACCGCGCCGATGCGCGATGAAAACCAGCTGCATGCCGCCGTGGTCGAACTGATCGCGCTGGAAGGTGCGCAGATCAAGTATTCGACCGTGCAGAACTGGTATCCGGGCGACAAGGAAGGCAAAGGCGGCATCTACAACTTCGTCACCAAGCGCGGCGATTGCCGCGAAGCGAATGCGAAGATTTCATGGACGCAGGTCGAGACCGGTTCCGCCATCACCTGGAAATATCCGAGCGTCATTCTGCAAGGCGACAACACAGTCGGCGAGTTCTATTCGGTGGCGCTCACCAACAACCATCAGCAGGCCGATACCGGCACCAAGATGATCCACCTCGGCAAGAATACACGCAGCACGATCCTGTCCAAGGGCATTTCGGCAGGGCACGGCAACAACGCGTATCGCGGACTGGTGAAGGTCGCGAAGAGCGCTTCGGGCGCGCGCAACTATACGCAGTGCGATTCACTGCTGCTGGGCGACAAGTGCGGCGCGCATACCTTCCCCTACATCGAGGTGAAGAATGCGACGGCGCGGGTCGAGCATGAGGCATCGACCTCGCGCATCGGCGAAGACCAGTTGTTCTACTGCCAGAGCCGCGGCATCGCGGCGGAAGATGCGGTATCGATGATCGTCAACGGCTTCTGCAAGGATGTGTTCAAGGAGTTGCCGATGGAATTCGCGGTGGAAGCGCAGAAGCTGCTGGGCGTCAGCCTCGAAGGAAGCGTTGGATAG
- a CDS encoding Rrf2 family transcriptional regulator, producing MRLTTKGRYAVTAMLDIALHGDGCAVSVSDISRRQRISQSYLERLFGRLHRSQLVKSVHGPGGGYLLASEPGGISIADIIHAVDETVDATQCHGQLNCHDGERCMTHELWAELNMEINRYLASVTLAQLVASQHAKSAAESQQSQQWMPVSIERSGAAGDGPSG from the coding sequence ATGCGATTGACGACGAAAGGACGCTACGCCGTGACCGCCATGCTGGATATCGCCCTCCATGGCGATGGCTGCGCGGTTTCTGTATCCGACATCAGCAGAAGGCAGCGTATTTCGCAGTCGTATCTTGAGCGCCTGTTCGGCCGCCTGCATCGCAGTCAATTGGTGAAAAGCGTGCACGGCCCCGGTGGCGGTTATCTTCTGGCAAGCGAACCAGGGGGAATTTCAATTGCCGACATCATTCATGCAGTGGATGAAACGGTCGATGCAACGCAATGCCATGGCCAGTTGAACTGTCACGATGGGGAACGCTGCATGACGCACGAACTGTGGGCCGAACTGAATATGGAAATCAATCGCTATCTTGCATCGGTGACGCTGGCGCAGCTGGTTGCCAGTCAGCACGCGAAGAGCGCTGCGGAGTCGCAGCAGAGCCAACAGTGGATGCCGGTATCGATCGAACGATCCGGTGCGGCCGGTGATGGACCGTCTGGATAG
- a CDS encoding ExbD/TolR family protein, whose translation MSFGSPSQDDDMMSEINMTPLVDVMLVLLIIFIITVPVINHAVKIDLPRATSQPSDVKPAHVELAIDAAGAVTWNGTAVEQDVLKARIAEAAAQQPQPELHLRADRQTPYEKVAQVMAAAQSGGLGKIGFITDPNVGR comes from the coding sequence ATGAGCTTCGGATCCCCGTCGCAGGACGATGACATGATGTCGGAAATCAACATGACGCCGCTGGTCGACGTCATGTTGGTCTTGCTGATCATCTTCATCATCACCGTCCCGGTCATCAATCACGCGGTCAAGATCGATCTGCCGCGTGCCACCAGCCAGCCCAGCGACGTCAAGCCGGCGCATGTCGAACTCGCGATCGACGCTGCGGGCGCGGTCACATGGAATGGCACCGCAGTCGAGCAGGATGTGCTCAAGGCGCGCATCGCCGAGGCCGCCGCACAGCAACCGCAGCCGGAGCTGCACCTTCGCGCCGACCGCCAGACGCCCTACGAGAAAGTGGCGCAAGTCATGGCCGCTGCGCAAAGCGGCGGTCTGGGCAAGATCGGTTTCATCACCGACCCCAACGTCGGGCGCTGA
- a CDS encoding cysteine desulfurase, protein MNTISEVMTLKVAPPPLDAARWRKDFPVLRQTVHGKPLVYLDNAATTQKPQAVIDCERQYYETLNANIHRGVHDLSQRATEAYEAARGKVKRFVNAADSREIVFVRGATEAINLVAHSYGRRCIKAGDEIVLTEMEHHSNIVPWQLLCEQTGAELRVVPINDAGELMLDAFDKLMSPRTRLVAVAHVSNALGTINPLARIIETAHAFDAVVLVDGAQAAPHLQLDMQALDCDFYAFSGHKLYGPTGIGVLYGKAKLLDAMPPYQGGGDMISKVTFEKTLYNVLPYKFEAGTPNIAGVIALGAALDYVEQIGLDAIAAHEHDLLDYATDMARELPGMRLIGTAREKTGILAFVIDGMHPHDIGTILDREGVAIRTGHNCAMPVMDHFRIPATARASFALYNTREEIDALFAAIRKAMQMFGVDARRTT, encoded by the coding sequence ATGAACACGATCAGTGAGGTAATGACATTGAAGGTCGCGCCGCCGCCGCTTGATGCGGCACGCTGGCGCAAGGATTTTCCCGTGCTGCGACAAACCGTGCATGGCAAGCCGCTGGTCTACCTCGATAATGCCGCCACCACCCAGAAGCCGCAGGCGGTGATCGACTGCGAGAGGCAGTACTACGAAACGCTCAACGCCAACATCCATCGCGGCGTCCACGACCTGAGCCAGCGCGCCACCGAGGCGTACGAAGCGGCGCGGGGCAAGGTGAAGCGCTTCGTCAATGCCGCCGACAGCAGGGAAATCGTCTTCGTGCGCGGCGCGACCGAAGCGATCAACCTGGTCGCACACAGTTACGGCCGCCGCTGCATCAAGGCCGGCGATGAAATCGTGCTGACCGAGATGGAACATCATTCCAACATCGTGCCGTGGCAGCTTCTGTGCGAGCAAACGGGCGCTGAATTGCGCGTGGTTCCCATCAACGATGCCGGCGAACTGATGCTCGACGCGTTCGACAAGCTGATGAGTCCGCGCACACGGCTGGTTGCTGTGGCGCATGTGTCGAATGCGCTGGGAACGATCAACCCGCTGGCGCGGATCATCGAAACCGCGCATGCCTTCGATGCGGTCGTGCTGGTCGACGGCGCGCAGGCGGCACCGCATCTGCAACTGGACATGCAGGCGCTGGACTGCGACTTCTATGCATTCTCGGGCCACAAGCTGTATGGCCCGACCGGGATCGGCGTACTGTACGGAAAGGCGAAGCTGCTGGATGCAATGCCGCCTTATCAGGGCGGCGGCGACATGATCAGCAAGGTGACGTTCGAAAAGACGCTGTACAACGTTCTGCCGTACAAGTTCGAGGCAGGCACGCCCAACATCGCCGGCGTGATCGCTCTCGGCGCGGCGCTGGACTATGTCGAACAGATCGGGCTGGATGCGATCGCCGCGCATGAGCATGACTTGCTCGATTACGCGACGGACATGGCGCGCGAGTTACCCGGCATGCGCCTGATCGGCACGGCGCGGGAAAAGACCGGCATTCTGGCCTTCGTCATCGACGGCATGCATCCGCACGACATCGGCACCATTCTCGATCGGGAAGGCGTGGCGATCCGCACCGGCCACAATTGCGCAATGCCGGTGATGGACCATTTCCGCATTCCGGCCACGGCGCGGGCATCGTTCGCACTGTACAACACGCGCGAGGAAATCGACGCCTTGTTTGCCGCGATCCGCAAGGCCATGCAAATGTTCGGCGTGGATGCGCGACGGACCACATGA
- a CDS encoding J domain-containing protein: MARIHTHYDNLKVARNAPPEVIRAAYKTLSQKYHPDRNPGSPDAMRIIQIINSAYETLSDPAKRNAHDEWIAKTEADETKARQEPASAHQPRQPTPGGATHRTSTHHVHRRHHHRPLVVKAFQKLEAMLDQLFKNLLRKFRHAPQTGNGRRR, from the coding sequence ATGGCGCGAATTCATACGCACTATGACAATCTGAAGGTTGCGCGCAACGCCCCGCCGGAAGTCATCCGCGCGGCGTATAAAACGCTGTCGCAAAAATACCATCCTGACCGCAACCCGGGCAGCCCGGACGCGATGCGCATTATTCAAATCATCAATTCCGCGTATGAAACCCTGTCCGATCCGGCCAAGCGCAACGCGCATGACGAATGGATCGCCAAGACGGAAGCCGATGAAACGAAAGCCCGGCAGGAGCCGGCTTCCGCACACCAGCCCCGACAGCCGACGCCAGGCGGGGCCACGCACCGCACGTCAACACATCATGTACACAGGCGGCATCACCACCGACCGCTTGTCGTCAAGGCCTTCCAGAAACTGGAGGCGATGCTGGATCAGCTTTTCAAGAATCTGCTGCGAAAATTCCGGCACGCACCGCAGACCGGAAACGGTCGCCGCCGCTAG
- the sufD gene encoding Fe-S cluster assembly protein SufD: MDMPSISSYREAFATLAPQLPGADLPWLQQLRLAALGRFEASGFPSTRNEDWKYTNVAPLAKRPFRVTPKEPTDAALRVLDGVLEPGGGSDHLLLFLNGRHVPGLSRPQTLPRGATVTTLAGALALHPDGLDAALDSNTEIDTENGFAALNAAFWSDGAYIDLAPGLVLENPIHLIFLCTEPDMACHTRNIIRAGINAHASVIEHYIGPDSTSYFTNAITRIEAADGAVIAHCKLQEESLRAFHIAAIDVRQQHGSRFDSHSFAFGALLSRTDIATRFDAEACSANLNGLYMAAGRQHVDHHTRVDHAMPRGTSREYYKGVLDGAARAVFNGKVIVHANAQKSDAFQSNRNLLLSENAEIDTKPQLEIYADDVKCSHGATVGQLDDEQIFYLRSRGVDEAAAKNLLTYAFAEEIVAMPGIASLRERLERLLLQRLPQRLPSDPPGWEQ; this comes from the coding sequence ATGGATATGCCCTCCATCAGCAGTTACCGCGAAGCGTTCGCGACACTTGCGCCGCAGTTGCCCGGAGCCGATCTGCCGTGGCTGCAGCAATTGCGTCTTGCGGCGCTCGGCCGTTTCGAAGCATCGGGTTTCCCAAGCACCAGGAACGAAGACTGGAAGTACACCAACGTCGCGCCTCTGGCGAAACGTCCGTTCCGCGTCACGCCGAAGGAACCGACGGATGCCGCGCTGCGCGTATTGGATGGCGTGCTGGAACCGGGAGGCGGCAGCGATCATCTCCTGCTGTTCCTGAACGGCCGCCATGTGCCGGGCTTGTCCCGACCGCAGACGCTTCCTCGCGGCGCGACGGTGACGACCCTGGCCGGGGCACTAGCCTTGCATCCGGACGGTCTCGATGCGGCGCTCGACAGCAATACGGAAATCGATACGGAAAACGGCTTCGCAGCATTGAACGCCGCATTCTGGAGCGACGGCGCATACATCGATCTCGCTCCCGGCCTCGTCCTCGAGAACCCGATCCATCTGATCTTCCTCTGCACCGAGCCAGACATGGCATGCCACACGCGCAACATCATCCGCGCCGGCATCAATGCGCATGCAAGCGTGATCGAACACTACATCGGGCCGGACAGCACCTCTTACTTCACCAATGCCATCACGCGAATTGAAGCCGCAGACGGCGCAGTCATCGCGCACTGCAAGCTGCAGGAGGAAAGCCTGCGTGCCTTTCACATCGCCGCCATCGACGTCCGGCAACAACACGGGAGCCGCTTCGATTCGCACTCTTTCGCCTTCGGCGCGCTGCTGTCGCGGACGGATATCGCGACGCGCTTCGATGCCGAAGCCTGCAGCGCGAACCTGAACGGCTTGTACATGGCGGCGGGCAGGCAGCATGTGGATCATCACACGCGCGTCGACCACGCCATGCCACGCGGCACCAGCCGCGAGTATTACAAGGGCGTGCTGGACGGCGCGGCGCGCGCGGTGTTCAACGGAAAGGTGATCGTGCATGCGAATGCGCAAAAGAGCGATGCATTCCAGTCCAACCGCAACCTGCTGCTGTCGGAGAACGCGGAGATCGATACCAAGCCGCAACTGGAAATCTACGCCGACGATGTGAAATGCAGCCACGGTGCGACGGTGGGGCAACTCGATGACGAGCAGATTTTCTATTTGCGCTCGCGCGGCGTGGATGAGGCGGCGGCGAAGAACCTGCTGACCTATGCCTTTGCCGAGGAGATCGTTGCCATGCCTGGCATCGCGTCGCTGCGCGAACGCCTGGAGCGCCTGCTTCTGCAACGATTGCCGCAGCGGCTGCCGAGCGATCCACCGGGTTGGGAGCAATGA
- a CDS encoding MotA/TolQ/ExbB proton channel family protein, with protein MNSPYGLANLWQQGDIVTRIVALVLLTMSILSWFVIALKGLQLIRLRKQAAVADEEFWHSKSLEEGVRLLGPNRKENPFCALAEDGANAAAHHAHSKEDLHGALNVSDWLTSCLRRSIENITGRLQSGLPVLASIGSTAPFVGLFGTVWGIYHALVSIGVSGQASIDKVAGPVGEALIMTAFGLVVAIPAVLGYNTLVRGNKAVLAQLHNFAHDLHAYFITGGRVGQQANVSNLRAAGG; from the coding sequence ATGAACAGTCCCTACGGCCTTGCCAATCTATGGCAGCAAGGCGATATCGTCACCCGCATCGTGGCGCTGGTGCTGCTGACGATGTCCATCCTGTCCTGGTTCGTGATTGCATTGAAGGGCTTGCAATTGATCCGTCTGCGCAAGCAGGCCGCCGTCGCCGATGAGGAGTTCTGGCACAGCAAGAGCCTGGAAGAGGGCGTGCGTCTGCTCGGTCCGAACCGCAAGGAGAATCCGTTCTGCGCGCTGGCCGAAGACGGCGCGAACGCCGCCGCGCATCACGCCCACAGCAAGGAAGACCTGCACGGCGCGCTCAACGTCAGCGACTGGCTGACCAGCTGTCTGCGCCGCTCGATCGAGAACATCACCGGTCGCCTGCAAAGCGGCTTGCCGGTGCTGGCATCGATTGGCAGCACCGCCCCCTTCGTCGGCCTGTTCGGCACGGTGTGGGGTATCTATCACGCGCTGGTCAGCATCGGCGTATCGGGCCAGGCCAGCATCGACAAGGTGGCCGGCCCCGTGGGCGAGGCGCTGATCATGACGGCCTTCGGCCTAGTGGTCGCGATTCCGGCGGTGCTCGGCTACAACACGCTGGTGCGCGGCAACAAGGCGGTGCTCGCACAACTGCACAACTTCGCGCACGATCTGCACGCCTACTTCATCACCGGCGGACGTGTCGGACAGCAGGCAAACGTCTCGAACCTGCGCGCCGCAGGAGGCTGA
- a CDS encoding YihY/virulence factor BrkB family protein yields MHIISDQTEHVLRHPGAFALQTLRAFRANQGLLLAGAVAYYALLSIVPLLILVVIALSHVIDQAELLETLGRYLEWLVPGQSKSIVAELANFLANRAVVGWVLLGTMIFFSSLAFTVLENAMSVIFFHRVAIRRRHFLVSALLPYCYILFLALGLLLITFVAGRLQAIGEENLAILGYRWSLGGVSSVLLYCLGLAGEIFVLTSIYLVMPVGRLSLRHALIGGITAALLWELMRHVLVWYFASLSQVNVVYGSLTTAILVLLSLEIAATLLLLGAQVISEYERVAPHDRQQMPEPWRTD; encoded by the coding sequence AGGGCTTTCCGCGCCAACCAGGGACTGCTGCTGGCCGGTGCGGTTGCCTACTATGCGTTGCTGTCCATCGTGCCGTTGCTGATACTCGTTGTCATCGCGCTATCGCACGTGATCGATCAGGCGGAACTGCTGGAAACTCTGGGACGCTATCTGGAATGGCTGGTGCCGGGACAATCGAAATCGATCGTCGCCGAATTGGCAAACTTTCTCGCCAATCGTGCCGTCGTCGGATGGGTATTGCTGGGGACGATGATCTTCTTTAGTTCGCTCGCATTCACCGTTCTGGAAAACGCGATGTCGGTGATCTTCTTCCATCGCGTCGCCATCCGGCGCCGCCACTTTCTCGTCTCGGCGCTGCTGCCGTACTGCTACATCCTGTTCCTCGCACTCGGTCTGCTGCTGATCACCTTCGTCGCCGGCAGGCTGCAGGCGATCGGCGAGGAGAATCTCGCCATACTGGGATACCGATGGTCGCTGGGCGGCGTATCGAGCGTGCTGCTCTACTGTCTCGGCCTCGCCGGCGAAATCTTCGTACTCACATCGATCTATCTCGTGATGCCGGTCGGACGGCTGTCGCTGCGGCACGCCCTGATCGGCGGCATCACTGCCGCCCTGCTGTGGGAGCTGATGCGCCATGTACTGGTGTGGTATTTCGCGAGCTTGTCGCAGGTGAACGTGGTGTACGGATCGCTGACGACCGCGATCCTGGTCTTGCTCAGTCTGGAGATCGCGGCGACCTTGCTGCTGCTGGGGGCGCAGGTGATATCGGAATACGAGAGGGTGGCGCCGCATGACCGGCAGCAGATGCCGGAGCCCTGGCGCACGGATTGA
- a CDS encoding non-heme iron oxygenase ferredoxin subunit: MSTWINVAAVSQIADGGFCTVDIDGTDIAVFNLDDEFFAIEDICTHDGGILTGGSVEGDQVICPRHGARFSIRTGAALAPPAYEPVVTFPVRVKDGMVQVRDNRWD; encoded by the coding sequence ATGAGCACATGGATCAACGTTGCCGCCGTCAGCCAGATCGCGGATGGCGGTTTCTGCACCGTCGATATCGACGGCACCGACATCGCCGTGTTCAATCTGGACGACGAGTTCTTCGCGATTGAAGACATCTGCACGCACGATGGCGGCATCCTCACCGGCGGCTCGGTCGAGGGCGATCAGGTCATATGCCCGCGCCATGGCGCGCGTTTTTCCATCCGGACCGGTGCCGCGCTTGCGCCTCCCGCCTACGAACCGGTGGTCACCTTTCCCGTGCGCGTCAAGGACGGCATGGTGCAGGTCAGGGACAACCGCTGGGATTAG
- a CDS encoding SUF system Fe-S cluster assembly protein — MTIFDWLKKAEESGAREIAAANAPVTPAIDAEMLRQDVIQALRQIYDPEIPVNIYDLGLIYELDVDEAGAARIRMTLTSPACPVAQSFPETVECAVNGVPGVTQAQVELVWDPPWSREMMSETAMLELGLL, encoded by the coding sequence ATGACGATATTCGATTGGCTGAAGAAGGCGGAGGAATCCGGCGCAAGGGAAATCGCCGCGGCGAATGCGCCGGTGACGCCAGCGATCGATGCCGAGATGCTGCGGCAGGACGTCATCCAGGCATTGCGGCAGATTTACGACCCCGAGATTCCTGTCAACATCTACGACCTGGGCCTGATTTACGAATTGGACGTGGACGAGGCCGGCGCGGCGCGCATACGCATGACGCTGACCTCGCCCGCCTGCCCGGTGGCGCAATCGTTTCCGGAAACGGTGGAATGCGCGGTCAATGGCGTCCCCGGCGTGACACAGGCGCAGGTCGAATTGGTGTGGGATCCGCCGTGGTCGCGCGAGATGATGTCGGAGACGGCGATGCTGGAGCTGGGCCTGCTTTGA
- a CDS encoding energy transducer TonB — translation MSGTNFSRSGLLTLIAGLHVTLLWAMTTVFNKPLPIEVPVPIVMAEMLPLQPQVQPQRQPEPEPAVKPAPKPTPVKQVKPAKPTVTPRPTPAPVPTPNTTPSESAISVPQASSQPAPAHTSSAAAESAAPSPAPAPISAPRFDAAYLRNPEPRYPPLARRMGEQGTVMLRVHVTTEGTPDEVQVLTSSGSSMLDESALETVRGKWKFVPAKQGTVAVAGWVKVPISFKLN, via the coding sequence ATGAGTGGAACGAATTTTTCCCGGAGCGGCTTGTTGACCCTGATTGCAGGGCTGCATGTGACGCTGCTGTGGGCCATGACAACGGTATTCAACAAGCCTCTCCCCATTGAGGTCCCGGTGCCGATCGTGATGGCAGAAATGCTGCCGCTGCAACCTCAAGTGCAGCCGCAACGACAGCCGGAACCGGAGCCAGCCGTCAAGCCTGCACCCAAGCCGACGCCGGTCAAACAGGTCAAGCCGGCAAAACCGACCGTGACGCCGCGCCCGACACCGGCGCCTGTTCCGACCCCCAATACAACGCCGAGCGAAAGCGCAATTTCCGTGCCGCAAGCATCATCGCAGCCCGCGCCAGCTCATACTTCCAGCGCGGCGGCAGAATCTGCGGCACCGTCGCCAGCGCCAGCACCGATCAGCGCACCGCGCTTCGACGCGGCCTACCTGAGAAACCCCGAGCCCCGCTATCCGCCGCTTGCCCGGAGGATGGGCGAACAAGGCACGGTGATGCTGCGCGTTCACGTCACTACCGAAGGGACGCCGGATGAGGTGCAGGTGCTGACCAGCAGCGGTTCGTCCATGCTCGACGAATCGGCACTCGAAACGGTGCGCGGGAAATGGAAATTCGTGCCCGCCAAACAGGGCACTGTCGCGGTCGCGGGATGGGTCAAGGTGCCCATCAGCTTCAAATTGAATTGA